Genomic DNA from Halobaculum sp. MBLA0147:
AGGGCTTCGGCGGCGACGACCCGGCGACGTACAGTCACCCGCAGTTCGACGGCGCCGCCGGACTGTACTGTGTCACCGACGAGGGCCGCGACACGTCGTACGTCGGCCGCTTCGACCTCGACACCGGGGAGTTGACCCCCGTCGCCGGCGACGACGGCGACACTCGTGAACGTATCCAGGGCGAGACGGACGACGGCGAGACCCCCGGCGGCCCCAAGACCGACACGTGGTCGGTCGACGCGTTCGCGTTCCACCGCGACACCGGCCGACTCGTCTACACCCGCAACGAGGGCGGGTACACGGCGCTCCACGGCGGTCGTGTCGATCGAGGCGGAGGCGGCGATGTAGCGAGCGACGCGAGCGGTGCCGTCGACGACCTCGGCGGGGAGTTCGAGCCGGTCCCAGTTCCCGACCCCGGCGGTGTCGTCGGGGAGCCGACGTTCGGACCCGACGGCGAGCGTGTCGCGGTCGTCCACACCGCCCCGGACGAGCCGTACGGCGTGTGGACGTTCGCGTTCGGAGACGGCGAGGCGAGCGAACTCACGGAGTGGACGCCGGTCGGGACCTGCGGGGTCCCACAGTCCTCGTTCCGGACGCCCGAGACGATCCACTACGAGACGTTCGACGACCGGGAGATCCCCGCCTACTGGACGCTGCCGGCCGGCGTCGATCCGGACGACCCCGACGCGTCGGTGCCGGCGATCGTCGACATCCACGGCGGGCCGGAACACCAGCGCCAGCCGTGGTTCTACCCGACGAAACAGTTCTTCCTGAACCGCGGGTACGCCGTCTTGGAACCGAACGTCCGTGGCTCCTCGGGGTACGGTCGTGCGTACGCCGCGCTCGACGACGTCGAGAGGCGGATGGACTCCGTCCGCGACGTCGAGCGGGCGGTCGACTGGCTCCACGACCGGTCGGCCGTCGACGACGACCGGATCGTCGCGTACGGCCGCTCGTACGGCGGGTTCATGGTACTCGCCGCGATCACGGAGTACCCCGAGTTGTGGGCCGCGGCCGTCGAGTTCGTCGGCATCGCGGACTTCGAGACGTTCCTCGAGAACACCGGCGAGTGGCGGCGCGGCCACCGCGAGGCGGAGTACGGCAGTCTCGAGACGGACCGGGAGCTCCTGCGCGAGATCAGCCCGCTCCACCAGATGGACCGCGTGTCGTGTCCGCTGTTCGTCCAACACGGCGCGAACGACCCGCGCGTGCCGGTCGGCGAGGCCGAGCAGGTCGTCGAGACCGCCCGCGAACAGGGCGTGCCGGTGGAGTCGCTGATCTTCGAGGACGAGGGCCACCACACCACCAGCCGCGCGAACCTGATCGAGGAGTTCGAGCGGATCGCTGCCTTCCTCGACGACCACGTCTGACGCGACGGGAGGGGTCGCCTGCGGTACTCCGAGTCGACGCTACACGGCGTCGTCACTCCGTGTCGTGTCTCGAAGTGGCGTCCCGGAGGACGCCGACGAACCGCGCAGCTAGCACACGGCCTCCCACGGTCGGGGAGGCGACTCTGCCGACGGACTCTACGCGATCCCCGGTCACGCGCTGCGGTCCGTCGCTCCACACACCCGCTCACCGTGGCGGGTCACCCGGCCGTCACCGGGTGAGACAAGACAGGGACGACTGGATAATAAAACTGTCCGACTCTTTACGGCCGTCTCGGCCCCGATCCCCCGTTCCCAGCCGCTGGCAACGACGCCACCGGGGGACGACGAAACCGCCCGACAGCGTTCGGACTCCGTCTTGTGTTCGTCTACTGTGGAGAGAAAGTGCCGACAAAGTCGTAAGTAGAAGA
This window encodes:
- a CDS encoding prolyl oligopeptidase family serine peptidase, translated to MTDTSPTTSGHYDVARYLAIDEVSTPTITPAGRLLFLADTTGTPQVWTVDEPGGWPDRLTATDERVSTVAASPTDEAVVYAMDAGSDERDQLYHLDLKTGVERRLTDAPEHKHVWGGWHPDGTEIFFVANRADPGRFDVYSLDVTDPDAEPVVEFEGPGGWLHVGAVGPDGERLALLEPHSSTDVTLSILDRADGTTQGFGGDDPATYSHPQFDGAAGLYCVTDEGRDTSYVGRFDLDTGELTPVAGDDGDTRERIQGETDDGETPGGPKTDTWSVDAFAFHRDTGRLVYTRNEGGYTALHGGRVDRGGGGDVASDASGAVDDLGGEFEPVPVPDPGGVVGEPTFGPDGERVAVVHTAPDEPYGVWTFAFGDGEASELTEWTPVGTCGVPQSSFRTPETIHYETFDDREIPAYWTLPAGVDPDDPDASVPAIVDIHGGPEHQRQPWFYPTKQFFLNRGYAVLEPNVRGSSGYGRAYAALDDVERRMDSVRDVERAVDWLHDRSAVDDDRIVAYGRSYGGFMVLAAITEYPELWAAAVEFVGIADFETFLENTGEWRRGHREAEYGSLETDRELLREISPLHQMDRVSCPLFVQHGANDPRVPVGEAEQVVETAREQGVPVESLIFEDEGHHTTSRANLIEEFERIAAFLDDHV